From one Culex quinquefasciatus strain JHB chromosome 3, VPISU_Cqui_1.0_pri_paternal, whole genome shotgun sequence genomic stretch:
- the LOC6038950 gene encoding maternal effect protein oskar, whose product MVNVEIDSAQDVSMQSEKLNPMQIDSEEINSILRAIIIARTKEGATLDEIIEDFKEKNDECLLTMFGDRETIVNYLRGLEGVWTSFHEPHGPLLWYCNTSKTQHLSNMIKNQKSPRGNKKYPWRNQPARMIYTSSSNVVTGSSSTMMAGTNGSGQREKFFDDNINFVPKRNAWNRVQLQQRTPAYHPYMPPQRRQVQPAMPKTQRGYYSSMQNIVPNFCGWQMIGDDFFLSLARWELGYSFDPGHTIQQSGLCISGLTIAEAVDRVTKATVLNDRVILHIGVVDLLHGHEYVDMQMDLLRLMRVFEERGVRVILTTLSPIANSSHMPGVVNRYSQFNSLIRNSNWRYIDLYRCFVNERHNTLYECYQPGPRHVSGSNQPHVLWNKLGRQRIIKFLKTQLARFI is encoded by the exons atgGTGAACGTAGAAATCGACTCGGCCCAGGATGTCTCCATGCAGTCGGAGAAGCTCAATCCGATGCAGATTGATTCGGAGGAGATTAATTCCATCCTGAGAGCTATCATCATCGCGCGGACCAAGGAAGGAGCTACATTGGACGAAATAATTG AGGACTTCAAGGAAAAAAACGATGAGTGTCTGTTAACAATGTTCGGGGATCGGGAGACCATTGTGAACTATTTGCGgggtctcgagggcgtttggACTTCTTTCCATGAGCCACATGGACCGCTACTATGGTACTGCAACACGTCGAAAACGCAACATCTGTCCAATATGATCAAGAATCAGAAATCGCCACGTGGGAACAAGAAGTATCCATGGCGTAATCAACCGGCTCGGATGATCTACACATCCAGTAGCAATGTCgtcaccggcagcagcagcacgatGATGGCCGGCACCAACGGCTCTGGTCAGCGGGAGAAATTCTTCGATGATAACATCAATTTCGTCCCGAAACGGAACGCGTGGAACCGTGTCCAGCTGCAGCAGCGAACCCCGGCCTACCATCCCTACATGCCACCCCAGAGACGGCAGGTGCAGCCGGCAATGCCGAAGACGCAGCGCGGATACTATTCCAGCATG CAAAACATCGTGCCCAACTTTTGCGGTTGGCAAATGATCGGAGACGACTTTTTCCTTTCGCTAGCCAGATGGGAATTAGGATACTCGTTTGACCCAG GACACACTATTCAACAGAGCGGCCTTTGCATTTCCGGCTTGACAATCGCGGAGGCAGTGGATCGCGTAACGAAGGCAACTGTTCTTAACGATCGGGTCATATTACACATTGGTGTGGTTGATTTGCTGCATGGGCACGAATATGTAGACATGCAGATGGATCTGCTGCGTCTGATGAGAGTTTTTGAAGAGCGTGGAGTGCGCGTCATCCTCACGACCCTGTCCCCAATCGCAAACAGTTCGCACATGCCCGGTGTGGTTAACCGATATTCACAATTCAACAGTCTGATTCGCAACTCAAACTGGCGCTACATCGATCTGTATCGGTGTTTTGTCAACGAGCGGCACAACACCCTGTACGAGTGCTATCAACCTGGTCCGCGTCACGTCAGCGGAAGCAACCAACCCCATGTTTTGTGGAACAAGCTGGGACGCCAGCGTATCATCAAATTCCTGAAAACACAACTCGCGAGATTCATCTAA